A stretch of DNA from Carettochelys insculpta isolate YL-2023 chromosome 7, ASM3395843v1, whole genome shotgun sequence:
GCCGTGCCCGAGCCGCAGCAGCGGAGGCTGACGGGTGGCCCAGGCCGTCTGTGCCCCGCGGGGGTTGTGACTGAAGGGGGcgatggggaggaagaggagtcgGAAGAGGAGCTCGGGCAGGGTGGCGAGAGGTCGGCGGGGGGCTCCAAGCCCCATGGGGAACATGCGGACAGGAGGCTGCTCCGGCACCAGTATTGGCAGCTCATCAATAGAGTGCAGCGTAAGCCAGGGGCTGGtgcctgccgtgggggcagggacaATACACCGTGCTTGTATAGGGCTGGGCAGCGACTGGTGCGCCTTGGCACTAGGGTGATAAAAAGAGCACCCACGGCAATAGTGTGGGGCTTTCCCCTCAGCAGCCAGAGGCTTCCCCTGCCTCTAGAAGTTCAAGTGCCTGTGTCAGGGTTGTTGAAGGAGGTTGCCCGTCTCAGGGTAGGCAGCGTGTGGTCTAAGCAGTCAGAGGGTCTGAGTCACATATAGATTATATTACAGCAAAAAAATCGTCCCTAGACCAAAAACATTTTACAAGTTACTTAAAGGATTAGGTCTTTTCCAGAACTCAATAAGCAAGAATTGCTACTTGGGTATAGCTTAGTGCTTTGTGAATTcacttgctaaacccaggcttgtcaGTTCAGTCATTTAGAGACCTGGGGAAAATACATTTACCAAAAAACCTTCAGGGGtagtgatagatcctgctgtaagtacaggggactggactccatgacctctggaGGTGCCTTCTAGTTCTGAGTTAGGTCTATCTCTATAAATGCCACATTTTTTCTATAGTGGACCCATAAGTAAATGGCTTGACTTTCACAGGTGCTGGATAGCTACTCTGTTGCAGGAGTTGATCATTTGATGTTTTTACATAGTTATGTCCAGAAATGAAACAACctttatcattttatttttatgagaGTTACTGTGTAGTGTATAGGAGCTTTAGTCATACAGCAATAGCCTTTGTGCTATACAACTTTGCATGTTTTTGTGGAGATCCTTAATTGgtgaatcataaaatcatagggctggaagggacctcaggaggtcatttagtccagccccgtggttcaagcaggatcaaccccaactaagtcatcacagccaggaccttgtcaagccgggacttgagAAAGGGAGCTGACGGGTTGCTAGAGGTTCCTAagaacctctaggaatggagaatccaccatctctctaggcaagcattccagtgcttcaccactctcctagtgaaacagtttttcttaatatccaacctacacctctccctctttagcttaagacccttgcttcttgttctgctatctgacaccactgagaacagcttctctctgtcctctttagagctccccttcaggaagttgaaggctgttattaaatcaccccacagTCTTCTCTTCACTCACCCCCGGTGATGTTTAAATGAGTCAGCTAAGTGATGTACAGCGCAGCTCTCTTGAGCTCTCGTAACTATTTGACTTAGAACAGAGCACTGAAGTTATCAGCAAATTATATAGAGGATTAAAATGTACTTCTTAaatttggagtttttttttttttaaaaagtccacaCTATCAGAAATGTATTGTTGGTTTGTAATCACTTTAGGACTTGTAGGGAAATACTAGCCTTTACATTCCCCTCAGTTTCCTTCTATAAAAAGGAATTCTTACTTTGAAACATTAATTTCACAGTACTGAAATAGTCTGGCTGTATGCAGTGGTTATTGCTACTGTTTTGATCTATGCACACTTAACAAGCTTAAGTGTAAACATGTGACTAGGACTACCCACACACTTAaactttggttctctgtgccttaaatattgagtctgttctggtctggctatggtctgaagaagtgggtctgtcccatgaaagctcacctaataaaccattttgctagtctttaaagtgctacttgactgctttttgttttgatagtgcatagaccaGCAcgacttcctctttgttactacttaAAGAtaggtgtttgcaggattggggcctatgTAAATAAGCTACTATAGATAAATTTGGAGTATTTTGGATTTGGGGAGCTTTAGTGCTAAGCATGGTTAGCCACTTATGATTAAGGTTATAAATGCTTgtgtttttgcatttttattttaagatttcacgtattgttttctttttccctaGAGAATCGTGAGGATATGCTGAGTTCAAAAAGCAATAGTTTGACAGAGGCACTACAAGAAGCCAATAAATTGTTCAGTGGAGGTAAGCTTAATCTCGCAATCTATTTCATGGTTTTTTTGCATGTTTTGAATCTCAAAACTATTGAGGTGCTgcacagaataaaaaaaatttaCGGGAACAAAATTGAAGTCCAAGCACTGTAGAAAAAAACTAAAACTTGGCAGTACAGTTCTTTCATAAATTGGGACAAAGATGGAGCTGCTTGAACAAGATGTGCTGAAAATACACTTATTTGAGTCCCTTGCTTACACTTAAAAAGGCAACACTCTCAATAGCCTGTTTAATAAATTTAGCGTTATAGTTTGAAAcacaagttgattttttttttctgttttgtctctGCAGTGTAATAGGAATGAAAAGGTAGTGCAAAAAGTAATGTTTGCATAGATTCAGTTGGAGAGGGCAAATGTAGTGAGAAAGAAAATGTAGTTTTACTTTGATGGCCTGACATTTTCACGCTCCCTATTGGCAGTGATTGCTCGTCACAGAATTGGCAGACTTATTCTTTTAGAGCTACCAGTTACAGTAAACTCTATTTTTAACCAGCATTCAAATGGCCAGACTTCTCTATTAACCGGCATTCCATtgcagctggtggctgctccGCTTTTCCAACCAGCGTGGCATTGTgttgcccagagcagctccctgtgtGGCATGGCGTCCTGCCCAGAGCGGCTCCTCATGCTGGAGCTGAGTGGCTCTTCAAGCCGAGCTGCCCAGTGTGAGTTGGAACCTACTGTATATCCatcatatttgaatatctggcaacctcctggtccggGATTACTGGATATCAGAGTTTACGATATCTCTGTACAATAAAAGGAATTGTTTGATCTTTGTTAAACTGACTTACAAAGTACACTACCTGTAATTTTGCGCTTATGGTAATGTATATTTTGTCTCATTTAGATAACTGTGTATTGCTATTGTACAACTCTTGTTCCTTAACAGTTTCCGAGGCAAGGGAGGCTGCTCTGGATGCCCAGTTCCTTGTTTTGGCATCAAACCTAGGAAAAGAGAAAGCAAATGAGTTGCATTCTGAAATGACAATATTTGACTCACCAGCATTTGCTGAAGATTTAGtaagtttaaaaactgttcactTGTTAAAATGTTGAGATTACCCATTATGTAATTAGAGTTGGAAAAGAAATGCATTTGAAGATTTCAGAGAAAACACTGTGTTGCTCTAAAACTTAGCATAATTTCCATGAGGTTCTTTAAGTTTTTTTTTACAAGCAGTGTAGAAGTTTTTTCCAAACTTCCTGATCAATCTACAGTAATGTTTTAACACCTGTGTTTAAAATCTTCAGGTTTAGAAAGAGATGTAGTTATACAAATGTAGACTCCAGATGTTACAGGATCAGGTCTTATTGCATCAAATGATATTTCAGAGCAATTAATTGAATAAGGTTCTTTACAATAGTATATATTAGTCAGGGAAGAGAAATGTTTTTTGGTTTTCAAAAGCAATACCTCTAATAATGTAAAATAAACTATGATTGCTGTTCTTTATTACATGCACCAATTCCTGTTTTAATCAAAGATTTGCTTTTCAGAGGGACTTTGATAGCTGAATCCTTTCTGATATTTTTGAAGATGTCATGTTTTATTTCACGTTACTCTGGCTGAAAAGTGGCACTTCATACTGACATTGGAGCAAAAAGCCAATTTCATTTTATTATGCGCTGTTAGAGTAGCCTAATAAAGAGTTGCAACTATTTGTGTCAAAAGGGTAGCTTTGTTGTAGAAGAGAAGTAGGTTCCATTGCTTATTGTTAGGACCTTATCAATTTCATGGtctattttgttcattttttttttttggtctgggatGTTACAAGTTGTGAATTTAATAATTTCAgtgatttaaatctgaaatgtcacaaAGTTGTGAAGGGACGTTTGCAATATTGTGTTTGCACtattctgcgctgctgctggcagtggcattgCATTCggagctggagagtggcagcaaCTGGCTGAGATACCAGCTCTGAATGCAGAACCACGTTGGCAGTAGGGCAGAAGTAAGAATGGCAAAGTATGCTGTTTCCACTAACTGCAATGGTGAGCCCTAGTcaacagccaccactctctggcaGCCCATCTCTGAAGGGAGAAGTGCAGAACTACGGTGGCATGCTGTGTTTTTGCCACCTCTACTTCTGCACAGTTACTACaggggcactgccttcagagctgactGTTCAGCTTACATCTGCCACTGTCCAGCTGCTAGATCTGAAGCTAGAGTATAAATAAGGGTGGTGGTATTGTGATTACTCCCCTGCAACCATgtgactcctcccctcccccaccacttatcttttgggtcaggaccctgaaTTTGAGAAACTCTGATCTCTTCCAATGACAGCTGTATAGGATAGGTCAAAGCACAAACACGACCAAATTTCATAGTCTGtggtgcatttttcatggctgtgaatttattAGTGAACTTACTACTATCTAATAGGGGGAAAAGGCATGTGATTGTTATACAGTACCTGAAATACATTACAGTGCCCCAAAAGTATGATGATCAGAAATTTTGTAATGCTTTTAATTGCATTATAACATTAAAAGTGCTGCCAGCAAGTGTGTAGGTCACAGAGGCATGGACTGTATGAAGATAGAGGCTAAACCACGGGAGGGAAgaatacagcccatgggctgaaTCTGGCCCTTGCATGTTTTTCtgtggcccagcaggaccctTGGGCAAACTTCCTGCTTGCTGTTCCCACATGccatggggtggcaggggtgtAGAAAGGGGcagctatctactatatatttcagagaattTCTGTGTTTCTGTTGTCCAAGGTAGGGGACATGCATCTCTCCCCTAGTTgtgcctgctgcagcagccatggagaggttcttcTCACCTGACCCCAagttgctgtggtgagagagggctgggagtATCCTCTGTACCCCAGGTATCCTACATACTGaatccctccagccccaccccagagcaataaTTTATATAAAGTAAAGCATAGcacccagaaaaataaaaaattgagGTGAGGACCTCAGCAATGTTGGGTAAACCTTCTAATGATCAGGTAAGATACCATAGCATCTCTCCTTGTTATCATGCAGAAGGACATTTGAGTGGCTGTCCTCTGAAATGCAGGAAAACTGTCATATTGAAGGCAGCCTTGAGGGCAGTGTCTCTTTAAACAACCTCCTGCTGGCAAGTCTGAAAAAAGATTTGTTAACTGCCTTTTGTCCCACTGATTTTAGAGTAACTGTTCACAAACTGGTATAGAATTTTATGCTCCAATTCTGCTCAGGCTAAGCAGGTCCCAGTTCTGCAATAATCTCTACTGGGGCAATGTCTCCACCCACATATatagctgacttcagtggggcttctGTAGGGTATTGGCTACCTGTGCAGAGCTCGTTGCTGGTTTGAGGCCTCAAAATTATCCAGTGAGAGTGAGGATAGATCAGGGTAGACAAATGTAAGcctgtggagcagtggggagcaaTATCCCAGTAAGTGGTGtggttcccattggctgtgaatggccatctgtggccaatgggagctgaaatcaCCTGATACCTACAGAAGTGCAGGCAAATGTAGTGGTAGGCTGCTGCTGTTTAATTGTCCACCCCTAGACTAGACAAATGAGAAACTGTAATTAAGAGAAACCATGTTCGAAgaaggaacatatgtttttctttgaaataacGACTTAAGAGCTTGAACCAAGACCATTCATTCGTTCATGTGATGTTAAATGAATTACTGTGTATGCTCTAAAATGTGGATTTTTGTCCTCTATAGTACAATGTGGGAAGGAATATTTAAACACTGgatttctttttcagtaacagttGCCATAGTGTGATTCTTTCATTGGGTAAtttgtgtatgtttgttttttatttgaattGGAAGAAAAGTAACAGATTCTTGCAGTGTTCGAATAGGTATATGTTTATAATACAATATCTAAGAAATAGGCATGCCTTGACTTTGCTTAAAATGAAACTTAAATGCACTGTTTTCTGCCCCTCCCTTCAATAGCTAACATTTATGGGACTAAATCGTCTAGAAGGAGAAGAAAATGATAGTGATGATGAGGACGTTATTGGTGGATTTTTACCTAATAATGCCTGGCATAAACTGGGAGCAgaagcagaaaaatatttcagaagagccccttcttttcactACATGTAAGTATATTCAAGAAAATCGATTGAGTGCTCTGAAGTGCAACATGGCCTAATTAAAGTTAGTTCTGAAAAGGACTGAGGCTTAGATTATCAATTTTCAGGTAGTGCACTGTATTTGAGAGAGATGAATTTGTGagtccagctgcagcccacagcagagctTTCTCCTAGCACGGCATTTGGGTCACTGCACTTGCAGTTGTGCCTCTCTCCCACGTATGTGAACTCATGTTTTCTTGGGCATTTCAAAGAAGATTTCTCCTTTTGGGAGTCTGGTTTATGAAGCACTAACAAAATGAACATAAATCATTTTTCTGGTCTTCTGAGGCACAAACAGTTCTTCCACTAGACAGTAAGATCTCACTTCCTTTACATAGTCTTTTCTGTCTCACAGTGCTGTCCTCTGCAAACATTGGTTCTGCCTTTGTatataatattttccattttcttcatgTGGGAGCCACAGTCTTGGGCATAGGAGAGCCTCGTCTTGCTAGGCCTTTTGCAGGCACGGGAAAGGACTTTGTGGGCTTTTCTCTAAGATATCCTACCTGTCTCTGTGAGCAACCTGTAACCCTCTCCAGGATTCTGTAGCTTGAGAACATCCAATTACTTCCTGCTTTCCCTGTTTCCTAAGAAGGAACTATCTGAATCTGGCAATTATTCTCACACTGATTTCTCGTGGCTCTTCTTCAAGGGAATCAACTTGTTCCCTGCACGTTTTCCTATGTTTGAACAGGCACTTTCATGAGGCGGCCTTTGGCTCACTATCAGATGATCCTTGATTACCTGATTCAGGCCCAGAAGCCAAGAGTTAACTTCAGACAATCCCAGCTCATGCTGCGATGGATCCCAATGCCTCAGTATAGAAGAGAAAGATGCACATTTTTCCCAGTGTGTGTTAAGCTCTGATAAAAGGCTGAAGTCTCAGCTAGCTATATGAGTTGCACTACAAGTAACTGTTGCACGTGATTGTAGAGATGATCATATGGTTTGACACATAGTGTGTTATGCTAGTATTTAGTGTTGTTGtactctgttttatattttaaaagaacaagCAAAGCACGAAGGCAAATTTATTCTGATATTGCACTGaaaattatcaaagattttgaATGGAAGAATGTCTGACTCTAATTTCTTTCTAAATAGCTGAGTCTAGACCTTTAGCTGTACCCTCCTTTAAATAAATTTAGCTTTCTTATATCAATGTGAATATTGACAAAATACTGCATTTTGACATCTCTGGAAGCTGTCTGAATTAGAATCCATTTTTAAGTGATTAGATGGATACAGAACTTCTGTCAGTTGAACATACATCACCATTTTCAGagtgttttgtttcaaaatgagaTATTAGTAACATATTCATAGCTACAGGCCTACAAATGTAAAAGTTAAATTGGagtattttcagaaaaaagtgtggAATACTCCAAAAGCTCAGTTTTACTAgctaatattaaaaaaaagtcaggtttCAGTGAcaaattttaatgtatttaattttaatttcttttgctaAAACATTGAATACGAGAATGTATTTAGCATTATATTGATTTGCAAAGCTGCTTGCTGATTGAAAGCTCACAGACCTGTTAGTAGTAGCAGTTCATAAACACCATATATTAGAAGTTTCATGTTCAATTTCCTGGCATTATTTTCCATCCTAATCCAGCAAATAAACTTCAAATATTCTCTAGTCTAGTGTATACCATAAAGCAGTTTTCATATGTTTATTCTACTTTACTACTTGGATTAGGTTGGGATCTTTCAAGTCTGATCCTCCTGTACCAAGGCAACGGATTGAAaggcagaaaaagaaagaaggaacagaagaaaaaagggCAATGCCTGCCCAGGTTTGTAAAGTAGtatttttaataattatttttgaCAGTAGAGCTGTCCTAATTTCACAAGCTAAAAAAGTGATTTAACTTTGCTTTTTCTGTGGCTATAGCCACACTGAAAACATCATAGCTGCTCAGTTGCAATGGCAAGGAATTCTCCTTTTGCTCTATTTAATGTCTCCCAGAGAAGGGGTAACTAGGTTTATGGAAGAATCTTTCCAATCACATGTGGACAGCACAAAGGGTTAGATTGTTTTAACTTTGGTTCTAAGGGCTATGGATTTTCCACAGCTTTGGGAGTCTTATGTATACGTGTAGACCAGTCCTAACATTCACTGTGGAAGAGAGGAATGATCTCTCATGGCTGGCATACACTGAAAAGTCACATTAGTGTAGTGAGATTACTCAGGGGTGAAGAATTCATTCCCCTCTTGCCCCCAGTCCTCCTCGGAAAAGACACTTGTCTGCTGATCTAATCCCCAGTGTAAACAGCACAATCGCTTGTGGAGGCTGCTTTACTTAtagaaggggtggggaaccttttgggttggggaccactgacccgtggacaaatcagtcaggggccacacaagtgagaagtgtGCCCCCCAACTCTGATGTGGctctgaactgaaaaatatttgttgCACACCAGGACTTAGGGGGCCAGGGGTATTACATTTTGTGAGCCCCCCTATGCTCTCGAGtagagccaaaaatgaggggttcagtgtgggagggggctgcaaggAAGTGGGCTTAGGTGTGGGAATCTGGttaggagtggggtgcaggggcaggtgggggtggggagttgggtgGAAGTGGGGGTCTGACAAGGAAGGCATGCAGGAGCAGGGTCTGCGTGGGagaaagggtgcaggagggtttggggtgttggGTCTGGAAAGGAGGGGGTAGGAGAAGGGTGGAGTTGAGGAGTTAGATTGAGAGAGCAGCGCAGGAGCACTCTGGGGGCATGGGGTTTGAGCAAGGGGGGGCAGTCACCTGTGTAGCACACCTGGATGCACCTTATTTTTCACCCttttccccaccactcccaggcactgccctctgttgctctgattggccagaattccagccagtcagagtGGCAAGATAAAGCtccttttccccagctgggggaaggaacagcagcagcaccatgcaAAGCCACTTCTTCCCCTTGTCCTCCCCTTGCTGCTGCAAAGCCCATGGACTCAATCCAGCTCCAGCTTGCTTGATCCAACGTGTGCAGCTTGGGGCTCCTCAGTCCTTTATTGCACCAGGGGCTgaatgctggggaagggagcttCAAGTCTCTGGGTCTGGCAAGCTGTGGGCCGAATCTGGACTGCAGGCCTAGGGTTCCTTACTTCTGATTACAGCAATGGGAGAATCCCTCCAGTTACTGTTGTGAGTCTTGACACTGAAGTGCTATTGCAGTCCTGGTGTGGCATTTTAAATGTAGTTGTAGCCTCAGGCAGAGGTGTATAAACCAAAGGTGCATATAAAAATCGAATGCATAGctcctgtaataaaaataataaacttaaaaaaaaaaaatccaaggagTATGATCAGCAGTGCTGTCTTATGTAACAAGCTTTAAATGAACATTATACAAATGAAACACTTACAATATCAAATTCAAACAGTCTGCCCTCTGTGATT
This window harbors:
- the NSMCE4A gene encoding non-structural maintenance of chromosomes element 4 homolog A isoform X1: MSEAAGRGDSLPGGGLDSSRRQPVPSTSRNGAVPEPQQRRLTGGPGRLCPAGVVTEGGDGEEEESEEELGQGGERSAGGSKPHGEHADRRLLRHQYWQLINRVQQNREDMLSSKSNSLTEALQEANKLFSGVSEAREAALDAQFLVLASNLGKEKANELHSEMTIFDSPAFAEDLLTFMGLNRLEGEENDSDDEDVIGGFLPNNAWHKLGAEAEKYFRRAPSFHYMLGSFKSDPPVPRQRIERQKKKEGTEEKRAMPAQLKKMEESHQEATEKEVERILGLLQTYFEEDPSMPISFFDFVIDPNSFARTVENIFHVSFIIRDGFARIKLDHDKLPVIEPSYEEEGRANDQHVLVRNQAVISLSHQDWKDIVETFEITEPMIPPPGVTQENEMFISFLG
- the NSMCE4A gene encoding non-structural maintenance of chromosomes element 4 homolog A isoform X2 encodes the protein MSEAAGRGDSLPGGGLDSSRRQPVPSTSRNGAVPEPQQRRLTGGPGRLCPAGVVTEGGDGEEEESEEELGQGGERSAGGSKPHGEHADRRLLRHQYWQLINRVQQNREDMLSSKSNSLTEALQEANKLFSGVSEAREAALDAQFLVLASNLGKEKANELHSEMTIFDSPAFAEDLLTFMGLNRLEGEENDSDDEDVIGGFLPNNAWHKLGAEAEKYFRRAPSFHYMLGSFKSDPPVPRQRIERQKKKEGTEEKRAMPAQLKKMEESHQEATEKEVERILGLLQTYFEEDPSMPISFFDFVIDPNSFARTVENIFHVSFIIRDGFARIKLDHDKLPVIEPSYEEEGRANDQHVLVRNQAVISLSHQDWKDIVETFEITEPMIPPPGVTQENES